The Rhodoferax sediminis genome has a segment encoding these proteins:
- a CDS encoding TPM domain-containing protein: MPLARIWYSLVALFFVALGVSGAPLYAQSLQAVPALTAHVIDTTGTLDAGQKQALEAKLAALEQTKGSQVVVLMVGTTQPEDIASYANRVGNTWKIGRKGVGDGLLLIVAKDDRRVRIEVAKTLEGAIPDLAASQIIEQAITPAFRQGDYAGGLNAGTDQIIALINGEPLPAPAPRRAAGAGPGGFHWTDLAIFLFFAVPIAGSVARSVFGRKLGALLTGAGVGVLALLATSSLLIAGIAAFVALLFVLVAGLAPGLTGGRGGFGGFGGGGFGGGGGGGGGGGFSSGGGGDFGGGGASGRW; the protein is encoded by the coding sequence GTGCCTTTAGCCCGCATCTGGTATTCACTTGTAGCTCTATTTTTCGTAGCGCTCGGGGTGTCGGGCGCGCCGCTGTATGCCCAGTCGCTGCAGGCCGTGCCGGCGCTCACGGCGCATGTGATCGACACCACCGGCACGCTGGACGCGGGGCAAAAGCAGGCCCTGGAGGCCAAGCTCGCCGCACTCGAGCAGACCAAAGGCTCGCAGGTCGTGGTGTTGATGGTGGGCACGACCCAGCCCGAAGACATCGCCAGCTACGCGAACCGCGTCGGCAACACCTGGAAGATCGGCCGCAAGGGCGTGGGTGACGGCCTGCTGCTGATCGTCGCCAAGGACGACCGGCGGGTGCGCATCGAAGTGGCCAAGACGCTGGAAGGCGCGATTCCCGACCTGGCCGCGAGCCAAATCATCGAGCAGGCCATCACGCCCGCGTTCCGCCAGGGCGACTACGCGGGCGGACTGAATGCGGGCACCGACCAGATCATCGCGCTCATCAACGGCGAGCCGCTGCCGGCGCCCGCGCCGCGCCGCGCGGCGGGCGCCGGCCCGGGCGGATTCCATTGGACAGACCTGGCCATCTTCCTGTTTTTTGCGGTGCCGATCGCCGGTTCGGTGGCGCGCAGCGTGTTCGGCCGCAAGCTCGGCGCGCTGCTCACCGGCGCCGGCGTGGGCGTGCTGGCGCTGCTCGCCACCTCCAGCCTGCTCATCGCGGGCATCGCCGCCTTCGTGGCGCTGCTGTTTGTGTTGGTGGCGGGCTTGGCGCCCGGCCTGACGGGTGGACGGGGCGGCTTCGGGGGCTTTGGTGGCGGTGGATTCGGCGGCGGCGGGGGCGGGGGCGGGGGCGGCGGCTTTAGCTCGGGCGGCGGGGGCGACTTCGGCGGCGGCGGCGCCAGCGGCAGGTGGTAA
- a CDS encoding TPM domain-containing protein: MPGRFQRILKHLWFDESHARRAIPPAMAQRLRQRVAASEQHHSGQIRICVEASLPLHALWRDNTSISHLTHARAVALFGELRVWDTEANNGVLIYLLLAEHAIELVADRGLNRHVPAAEWQAVTQRMGGAFREGRFEDGLTQALEEVSALLVQYFPLAPGQARHNELPDVPIVR, encoded by the coding sequence ATGCCGGGCAGGTTCCAAAGAATCCTCAAACACCTGTGGTTCGACGAGTCGCACGCGCGCCGCGCGATCCCGCCCGCCATGGCGCAGCGGCTGAGACAACGCGTGGCCGCCAGCGAGCAGCATCACAGCGGCCAGATCCGCATTTGCGTGGAGGCCAGCCTGCCGCTGCACGCGCTGTGGCGCGACAACACGTCAATATCCCATCTCACGCACGCACGCGCCGTTGCGCTGTTTGGCGAGCTGCGAGTGTGGGACACCGAGGCCAACAACGGCGTGCTGATCTATCTGCTGCTGGCCGAGCACGCGATTGAACTGGTGGCGGACCGCGGCCTGAATCGGCATGTGCCCGCCGCTGAATGGCAGGCCGTGACCCAGCGCATGGGCGGCGCCTTTCGCGAAGGCCGTTTTGAGGATGGCCTGACGCAGGCGCTGGAGGAAGTGTCGGCCCTGCTGGTGCAGTATTTTCCGCTGGCGCCGGGGCAGGCTCGCCACAACGAGTTGCCGGACGTGCCCATCGTGCGCTAG
- a CDS encoding Crp/Fnr family transcriptional regulator has translation MEFDKSGSGGEARENAASLLVTPTGLVELSLADAREVVGFMHPKRVKAGTVFIQEGEATDVDDMMLILEGEVTVEYEVSSPRETMVVSIMGPGGLIGEMGLLDGSPRSATCTAATDLAVAVLTRDALLQLIEECPDVAARLLLTISKRLSDRLRQANRKLRTFAQLSRALQQELDATHSVNLRLLEGEAPKA, from the coding sequence ATGGAGTTTGACAAATCCGGGAGCGGCGGTGAGGCGCGGGAGAACGCTGCCAGTCTTCTGGTGACGCCGACCGGCCTGGTGGAGTTGAGCCTGGCCGACGCGCGCGAGGTGGTCGGCTTCATGCATCCGAAACGCGTCAAGGCGGGCACGGTCTTCATTCAGGAAGGCGAGGCGACCGATGTCGACGACATGATGCTGATCCTCGAAGGGGAGGTCACGGTCGAGTACGAGGTGTCTTCCCCGCGCGAGACCATGGTGGTGTCCATCATGGGGCCCGGTGGCCTGATTGGTGAAATGGGGCTGCTCGACGGCTCGCCGCGCTCGGCCACCTGCACGGCAGCGACGGACCTGGCCGTCGCGGTGCTCACGCGCGACGCCCTGCTGCAGTTGATCGAGGAGTGTCCCGACGTGGCCGCGCGCCTGCTGCTGACCATCTCCAAGCGCCTGTCGGACCGGCTGCGCCAGGCCAATCGCAAGCTGCGGACCTTTGCCCAGCTGAGTCGCGCGCTGCAGCAGGAACTGGACGCAACCCATTCGGTGAATCTGCGGCTGCTCGAAGGCGAGGCGCCCAAGGCCTGA
- a CDS encoding F0F1 ATP synthase subunit epsilon, with protein sequence MSTIHVDVVSAEESIFSGEARFVALPGEAGELGIYPRHTPLITRIKPGSVRIEKADGSEEFVFVAGGILEVQPDCVTVLSDTAIRGKDLDDHKANEARLAAEEALKNAKNDIDIAKAQSELYIIAAEIAALRKYRQKK encoded by the coding sequence ATGAGCACCATCCACGTTGACGTTGTCAGCGCCGAAGAGTCCATCTTCTCGGGTGAGGCCCGGTTCGTGGCGCTGCCCGGCGAGGCGGGCGAGCTGGGCATCTACCCGCGCCACACGCCGCTGATCACGCGCATCAAGCCCGGCTCGGTGCGCATCGAGAAGGCCGATGGCAGCGAAGAGTTTGTCTTCGTCGCCGGCGGCATTCTGGAAGTGCAGCCCGACTGCGTGACGGTACTGTCCGATACCGCGATCCGGGGCAAGGATCTGGACGATCACAAGGCCAACGAGGCCAGACTGGCGGCCGAGGAAGCCCTGAAAAACGCCAAGAACGACATCGACATCGCCAAGGCCCAGTCCGAGCTGTACATCATCGCGGCCGAGATCGCGGCGCTGCGCAAATACCGGCAGAAAAAATAG
- the atpD gene encoding F0F1 ATP synthase subunit beta — MAQVQGKIVQCIGAVVDVEFPRDQMPKIYDALKMDGSTLTLEVQQQLGDGIVRTIALGSSDGLRRGMIVQNTANPIMVPVGKATLGRIMDVLGAPIDERGPVNAELTASIHRKAPAYDELSPSQELLETGIKVIDLVCPFAKGGKVGLFGGAGVGKTVNMMELINNIAKAHSGLSVFAGVGERTREGNDFYHEMADSGVVNLENLGESKVAMVYGQMNEPPGNRLRVALTGLTIAESFRDEGKDVLFFVDNIYRYTLAGTEVSALLGRMPSAVGYQPTLAEEMGRLQERITSTKVGSITSIQAVYVPADDLTDPSPATTFAHLDSTVVLSRDIASLGIYPAVDPLDSTSRQLSPQVVGEDHYNTARAVQGTLQRYRELRDIIAIMGMDDLAPEDKLAVARARKIQRFLSQPFHVAEVFTGSPGKYVPLSETIRGFKMIVNGECDHMPEQAFYMVGTIDEAFEKAKKV, encoded by the coding sequence ATGGCTCAGGTTCAAGGAAAAATTGTTCAGTGTATTGGCGCCGTGGTGGACGTGGAGTTTCCGCGCGACCAGATGCCCAAGATTTACGACGCTCTGAAAATGGATGGCTCGACGCTGACGCTGGAAGTGCAGCAGCAGCTCGGCGACGGCATCGTGCGCACCATTGCGCTGGGCTCGTCCGACGGTTTGCGCCGCGGCATGATCGTGCAAAACACGGCCAACCCCATCATGGTGCCCGTGGGCAAGGCCACGCTGGGCCGCATCATGGACGTGCTGGGCGCGCCGATCGACGAGCGCGGCCCGGTGAATGCCGAGCTCACCGCCTCGATTCACCGCAAGGCCCCGGCCTACGACGAACTCTCCCCCTCGCAGGAGCTGCTGGAAACCGGCATCAAGGTGATCGACCTGGTGTGTCCGTTCGCCAAGGGTGGCAAGGTCGGCCTGTTCGGCGGCGCCGGCGTGGGCAAGACCGTGAACATGATGGAGCTCATCAACAACATTGCCAAGGCACACTCGGGTCTGTCCGTGTTTGCCGGCGTGGGTGAGCGCACCCGCGAGGGCAACGACTTCTACCACGAGATGGCCGACTCCGGCGTCGTGAACCTCGAGAACCTCGGCGAGTCCAAAGTGGCCATGGTCTACGGCCAGATGAACGAGCCCCCGGGCAACCGTCTGCGCGTGGCGCTGACGGGCCTGACCATTGCCGAGTCGTTCCGCGACGAAGGCAAGGACGTGCTGTTCTTCGTGGACAACATTTACCGCTACACGCTGGCCGGCACCGAAGTGTCCGCGCTGTTGGGCCGCATGCCCTCCGCCGTGGGTTACCAGCCGACGCTGGCCGAGGAAATGGGCCGCCTGCAAGAGCGCATCACCTCCACCAAGGTCGGCTCCATCACCTCGATCCAGGCCGTGTACGTGCCCGCCGATGACTTGACCGACCCGTCGCCCGCCACCACCTTTGCCCACCTGGATTCCACCGTGGTGCTGAGCCGTGACATTGCCTCGCTCGGTATCTACCCCGCGGTCGATCCGCTGGACTCCACCAGCCGCCAGCTGTCGCCGCAAGTGGTGGGCGAAGATCACTACAACACGGCACGTGCCGTGCAGGGCACGCTGCAGCGTTACCGCGAACTGCGCGACATCATCGCGATCATGGGCATGGACGACCTGGCCCCCGAAGACAAGCTGGCCGTGGCGCGCGCGCGCAAGATCCAGCGCTTCCTGTCGCAGCCGTTCCACGTCGCCGAAGTGTTCACCGGTTCGCCCGGCAAGTACGTGCCGCTCTCCGAGACGATTCGCGGCTTCAAGATGATCGTCAACGGCGAATGCGACCACATGCCCGAGCAGGCTTTCTACATGGTCGGCACGATCGACGAAGCCTTCGAAAAAGCCAAAAAAGTTTAA
- the atpG gene encoding F0F1 ATP synthase subunit gamma, with product MAAGKELRTKIKSVENTKKITKAMEMISVSKMRKAQERMRAARPYSEKVRNIAANLGQANPEYVHPFMKTPEDAKSVGFIVVTTDKGLCGGLNTNLFRAVTAKLRETQAAGKTPQSVAIGGKGLGFLNRIGARVVSHVTQLGDKPHLDKLIGPVKVLLDSYAKGELAAVYLSYNKFVSTMKQEPVVEQLLPLSHATLKAQSDASEAQSGVTHGWDYIYEPDAQAVIDELLVRYVEALVYQAVTENMASEHAARMVAMKAATDNAGNVIGELKLIYNKTRQAAITKELSEIVAGAAAV from the coding sequence ATGGCAGCAGGCAAGGAATTACGCACCAAGATCAAATCGGTGGAGAACACCAAGAAGATCACCAAGGCCATGGAGATGATCTCGGTGTCCAAGATGCGCAAGGCGCAGGAGCGCATGCGCGCCGCGCGTCCGTACAGCGAGAAGGTCCGCAATATCGCCGCGAACCTGGGCCAGGCCAATCCGGAGTACGTTCATCCTTTCATGAAGACCCCGGAGGACGCGAAGTCCGTCGGCTTCATCGTGGTGACCACCGACAAGGGTCTGTGCGGCGGCTTGAACACCAACCTGTTCCGGGCCGTCACCGCCAAGCTGCGCGAAACGCAGGCCGCGGGTAAAACACCGCAGAGCGTGGCCATCGGCGGCAAGGGGCTGGGGTTTTTGAACCGCATTGGCGCGCGGGTCGTCTCGCACGTCACGCAGCTGGGCGACAAGCCGCATCTGGACAAGCTGATCGGCCCGGTCAAGGTGCTGCTGGATTCCTACGCCAAGGGCGAACTGGCCGCGGTCTACCTGAGCTACAACAAGTTCGTCAGCACCATGAAGCAGGAGCCCGTGGTCGAGCAGTTGCTGCCCTTGTCGCATGCGACGCTGAAGGCGCAGTCCGACGCCAGCGAAGCGCAGAGCGGCGTCACGCATGGCTGGGATTACATCTACGAGCCCGACGCGCAGGCGGTGATTGACGAACTGCTGGTGCGTTACGTCGAGGCGCTGGTGTACCAGGCCGTCACGGAAAACATGGCATCCGAGCATGCGGCGCGCATGGTGGCCATGAAGGCCGCCACCGACAACGCGGGCAACGTGATTGGCGAGCTCAAGCTGATCTACAACAAGACGCGTCAGGCGGCGATTACGAAAGAGCTTTCGGAAATCGTGGCGGGTGCCGCAGCGGTTTAA
- the atpA gene encoding F0F1 ATP synthase subunit alpha, with the protein MQLNPAEISELIKSRIEGLSAGADIRNQGTVVSVSDGICRIHGLSDVMQGEMLEFPAGSDGLPTYGLALNLERDSVGAVILGEYEHISEGDTVKCTGRILEVPVGPELLGRVVNALGQPIDGKGPINAKMTDVIEKVAPGVIARKSVDQPMQTGLKSIDSMVPIGRGQRELIIGDRQTGKTAVAIDAIINQKGQNMTCIYVAIGQKASSVKNVVRSLEQAGAMEYTIVVAATASESAAMQYVSAYSGCTMGEYFRDRGQDALIVYDDLSKQAVAYRQVSLLLRRPPGREAYPGDVFYLHSRLLERAARVNEHYVETFTKGEVKGKTGSLTALPIIETQAGDVSAFVPTNVISITDGQIFLETNLFNAGIRPAINAGISVSRVGGAAQTKLIKGLSGGIRTDLAQYRELAAFAQFASDLDEATRKQLDRGARVTELLKQSQYSPLPISLMGCSLFAVNKGFMDDIAVNKVLAFESGLHAYLKDKNAALLSKLETTRAMDKDAEAELTAATAAFKKSFA; encoded by the coding sequence ATGCAACTCAATCCCGCAGAAATTTCTGAACTGATCAAGAGCCGCATTGAAGGCCTGTCCGCCGGCGCCGACATCCGCAATCAGGGTACGGTGGTGTCCGTGTCGGACGGTATTTGCCGCATTCATGGCCTGTCCGACGTGATGCAGGGCGAAATGCTTGAATTCCCGGCCGGCAGCGACGGCTTGCCCACCTATGGCCTGGCGCTGAACCTTGAGCGCGATTCGGTCGGTGCCGTGATTTTGGGTGAATACGAGCATATCTCCGAAGGCGACACCGTCAAGTGCACAGGCCGCATTCTGGAAGTGCCGGTCGGCCCCGAACTGCTGGGCCGCGTGGTCAACGCGCTGGGCCAGCCGATCGACGGCAAGGGTCCGATCAACGCCAAAATGACCGACGTGATCGAAAAGGTCGCGCCCGGTGTGATTGCCCGTAAATCGGTGGACCAGCCGATGCAGACCGGCCTCAAGTCGATCGACTCGATGGTGCCGATCGGCCGTGGCCAGCGCGAGCTGATCATCGGCGACCGCCAGACCGGCAAGACTGCCGTGGCGATCGATGCCATCATCAACCAGAAGGGTCAGAACATGACCTGCATCTATGTTGCGATCGGCCAGAAGGCGTCATCGGTCAAGAACGTGGTGCGCTCGCTGGAGCAGGCCGGCGCGATGGAGTACACCATCGTGGTGGCTGCGACCGCCTCCGAGTCGGCTGCCATGCAGTATGTCAGCGCCTATTCGGGCTGCACCATGGGCGAGTATTTCCGCGATCGCGGCCAGGACGCACTGATCGTGTACGACGATTTGTCCAAACAGGCCGTGGCCTACCGCCAGGTCTCGTTGCTGCTGCGCCGCCCGCCAGGCCGTGAAGCCTATCCCGGCGACGTGTTCTATCTGCACAGCCGCCTGCTCGAGCGTGCGGCGCGCGTCAACGAACACTACGTTGAGACCTTCACCAAAGGCGAAGTCAAGGGCAAGACCGGTTCTCTCACCGCGCTGCCCATCATCGAAACGCAGGCCGGCGACGTGTCCGCGTTCGTGCCGACCAACGTGATCTCGATCACCGACGGCCAGATTTTCCTGGAAACCAACCTGTTCAACGCCGGTATCCGCCCCGCCATCAACGCCGGTATTTCTGTATCGCGCGTCGGTGGCGCCGCACAAACCAAGTTGATCAAGGGTCTGTCAGGTGGTATCCGTACCGACCTGGCGCAGTACCGTGAGCTGGCGGCGTTTGCGCAGTTCGCCTCGGACCTGGACGAGGCCACGCGCAAGCAGCTCGACCGTGGCGCGCGCGTGACGGAGCTGCTCAAGCAGTCCCAGTACAGCCCGCTGCCGATCAGCCTGATGGGCTGCTCGCTGTTCGCCGTGAACAAGGGCTTCATGGACGACATCGCCGTGAACAAGGTGCTGGCCTTCGAGTCGGGCTTGCATGCCTACCTCAAGGACAAGAACGCCGCGTTGCTGTCCAAGCTGGAAACCACCAGGGCGATGGACAAGGATGCTGAAGCTGAACTGACCGCGGCCACGGCTGCGTTCAAGAAGTCGTTTGCTTAA
- a CDS encoding F0F1 ATP synthase subunit delta gives MAEIATIARPYAEALFKATAAPDLGGTAAWLDELALIAANPQLLQFADNPTVTASQVFDVISGVARSTLPDAARNFLRAVIENGRLTALPEMADQFRALKNAQSGSSDAIVYSPFPMDSAALADVAATLEKRFGRKLNVKVEQEPALIGGIRVVVGDEVLDTSVKARLEQMKVALTA, from the coding sequence ATGGCTGAAATCGCAACCATTGCCCGTCCTTATGCCGAAGCGCTGTTCAAGGCGACCGCTGCGCCCGATCTGGGCGGCACGGCCGCCTGGCTCGATGAGCTTGCGCTCATCGCCGCCAACCCGCAACTGCTGCAGTTTGCCGACAACCCGACCGTCACGGCGAGCCAGGTGTTCGATGTGATCTCCGGCGTCGCCAGATCGACGCTGCCGGATGCCGCCAGGAACTTCCTGCGCGCCGTGATCGAAAACGGCCGGCTGACGGCGCTGCCCGAAATGGCGGACCAGTTCCGTGCCTTGAAGAACGCGCAAAGCGGCTCCTCGGATGCCATCGTGTACAGCCCTTTTCCGATGGACAGTGCCGCCCTGGCCGATGTGGCGGCGACGCTCGAAAAGCGCTTTGGGCGCAAACTCAATGTCAAGGTCGAACAGGAGCCTGCATTGATCGGCGGCATTCGCGTGGTGGTGGGCGACGAAGTGCTGGACACTTCCGTCAAGGCCCGCCTGGAACAGATGAAGGTGGCCCTGACCGCGTGA
- a CDS encoding F0F1 ATP synthase subunit B translates to MSINATLFVQAIVFAILVWFTMKFVWPPIAAALDERAKKVADGLAAADKAKSELSSANKRVEEELAKSRNETATRLADAERRAQAIIEEAKGKATEEGNKIVAAARVEADQQTVKAREVLREQVAVLAVKGAEQILRKEVNAGVHAELLARLKTEL, encoded by the coding sequence GTGAGTATCAACGCAACTCTTTTCGTCCAGGCAATCGTTTTTGCGATTCTGGTGTGGTTCACGATGAAATTCGTGTGGCCGCCCATCGCAGCTGCGCTGGACGAACGTGCCAAGAAAGTCGCCGACGGTCTTGCCGCCGCCGACAAGGCCAAGTCCGAGCTGTCCTCCGCCAACAAGCGGGTGGAAGAAGAGCTGGCCAAGTCGCGCAACGAGACTGCCACGCGTCTGGCCGATGCCGAACGTCGCGCCCAGGCCATCATCGAAGAGGCCAAGGGCAAGGCCACGGAAGAGGGCAATAAAATTGTTGCCGCTGCCAGGGTCGAGGCCGACCAGCAAACTGTGAAGGCCCGCGAGGTCCTGCGCGAGCAGGTCGCCGTGCTGGCCGTCAAGGGCGCCGAGCAGATTCTCCGCAAGGAAGTCAATGCCGGGGTCCATGCCGAATTGCTGGCGCGTCTCAAGACCGAGCTGTAA
- the atpE gene encoding F0F1 ATP synthase subunit C, with protein MEHVLGLVALAAGLIIGLGAVGACIGIGIMGSKYLESAARQPELMNELQTKMFLLAGLIDAAFLIGVGIAMMFAFANPFVLK; from the coding sequence ATGGAACACGTACTCGGCCTCGTCGCACTCGCCGCCGGTCTGATCATTGGCCTGGGCGCTGTTGGCGCCTGTATCGGTATTGGCATCATGGGTAGCAAATACCTGGAGTCCGCTGCCCGTCAGCCCGAGCTGATGAACGAATTGCAAACCAAGATGTTCCTGCTGGCCGGCCTGATCGACGCGGCCTTCCTGATTGGCGTCGGTATCGCGATGATGTTCGCGTTTGCCAACCCCTTCGTGCTCAAGTAA
- the atpB gene encoding F0F1 ATP synthase subunit A, translating into MAAENGPTASEYIVHHLTHWQNHPMKGVVDFSVVNIDSILWSVLLAVLSSFFLWRAARAASSGVPGRFQAAVEILVEMVDTQAKGIIHNAQSRKMVAPLGLCVFIWIFLMNAMDLLPVDLLPTVWGWITGAAGQDSHHAYLRVVPTADLSTCFGLSVSVLLVCFAYNIKIKGVGGWLHELFTAPFGNHPILWPINFAMQMIEFAAKTVSHGMRLFGNMYAGELLFMLIALMGAAAAGSVSGVLLPVGHVIAGAIWAIFHVLIITIQAFIFMMLALVYIGQAHDTH; encoded by the coding sequence ATGGCTGCTGAAAACGGACCCACGGCGAGTGAATACATCGTTCACCACCTGACGCATTGGCAGAACCACCCCATGAAGGGCGTGGTCGATTTTTCCGTCGTCAACATTGACTCCATCTTATGGAGCGTGCTGCTGGCCGTGCTATCGAGCTTTTTTCTTTGGCGAGCGGCCCGTGCGGCCAGCTCGGGCGTTCCTGGTCGATTCCAGGCCGCGGTTGAAATTCTGGTCGAGATGGTCGACACGCAGGCCAAAGGCATTATTCACAATGCCCAGAGCCGCAAGATGGTGGCGCCGCTGGGTCTGTGCGTGTTCATCTGGATTTTCCTGATGAATGCGATGGACTTGCTGCCTGTCGACCTGCTGCCCACGGTCTGGGGCTGGATTACGGGCGCCGCCGGGCAGGATTCGCATCATGCGTATCTGCGGGTGGTTCCCACGGCTGATTTGTCAACCTGCTTCGGTCTGTCGGTTTCGGTGCTGCTCGTGTGCTTTGCCTACAACATCAAGATCAAGGGAGTGGGCGGCTGGCTGCATGAGCTGTTCACCGCGCCGTTTGGCAACCATCCCATCCTGTGGCCCATCAATTTCGCCATGCAAATGATCGAATTTGCCGCCAAGACCGTCTCGCATGGCATGCGGTTGTTCGGCAACATGTATGCGGGCGAGCTGCTGTTCATGTTGATCGCGTTGATGGGCGCCGCTGCGGCTGGCTCGGTTTCGGGTGTGTTGCTGCCGGTCGGGCATGTGATCGCCGGAGCGATCTGGGCCATCTTCCACGTTCTGATCATCACCATCCAGGCATTTATTTTCATGATGCTGGCGCTGGTGTATATCGGCCAGGCGCACGATACCCACTGA
- a CDS encoding ATP synthase subunit I, translating into MSIIAAVPEDDVAGADFKPLTPEQARQLRAKSPSLSPWWVVVGQVVVGALVALAAWALTGRQHVGWSAGYGALAVVIPAALFARGLASRVSSVSAGAAVFGFFLWEAVKIALTVAMLFAAPRLVTDLSWPAMLVGLVVTMKVYWVALVWRPKRRT; encoded by the coding sequence ATGTCAATAATCGCGGCGGTACCTGAGGACGACGTGGCCGGGGCCGATTTCAAGCCTCTGACGCCCGAGCAGGCCCGGCAGCTTCGGGCAAAGAGTCCTTCGCTCTCCCCTTGGTGGGTCGTGGTGGGGCAGGTAGTGGTAGGCGCGCTGGTGGCTTTGGCTGCCTGGGCCTTGACGGGCCGGCAACACGTCGGCTGGTCTGCTGGCTACGGCGCGCTGGCGGTGGTCATTCCCGCCGCGCTGTTTGCGCGGGGGCTGGCGAGCCGGGTGTCCTCGGTGAGTGCGGGGGCTGCGGTATTCGGATTCTTCCTGTGGGAAGCGGTCAAGATTGCCTTGACGGTCGCCATGTTGTTTGCGGCGCCAAGGCTGGTGACTGACTTGAGCTGGCCAGCGATGCTGGTAGGCCTGGTGGTGACGATGAAGGTATATTGGGTGGCGCTGGTGTGGCGTCCGAAACGTAGGACTTAA
- a CDS encoding CopD family protein: protein MTLLAKFLHLSGAIVWLGGMAFMLWALRPVATAQLQPPARLPLLAGVLTRFFSVAWISVGLLALTGATMLGSVGMKNAPVGWHLMMGIGLLMFAIFGHLYFGPFSRMKKAVAQADWPQAGQQIARIHPLVVLNFALGWLAIAAVLFLR from the coding sequence ATGACACTGCTGGCAAAATTTCTTCACCTGAGCGGTGCCATTGTCTGGCTCGGCGGCATGGCTTTCATGCTGTGGGCACTGCGTCCGGTGGCCACCGCGCAATTGCAGCCGCCGGCGCGACTGCCTTTGCTGGCGGGCGTGTTGACGCGCTTCTTCTCGGTGGCGTGGATCAGCGTGGGGCTGCTGGCGCTCACCGGAGCCACCATGCTGGGCTCGGTAGGCATGAAAAACGCGCCCGTAGGCTGGCACCTGATGATGGGCATCGGGCTGCTGATGTTTGCCATCTTTGGTCATCTGTATTTCGGACCCTTCAGCCGCATGAAAAAGGCCGTGGCGCAGGCCGACTGGCCGCAGGCAGGGCAGCAAATCGCCAGGATCCACCCGCTGGTGGTGCTCAACTTCGCACTTGGATGGCTGGCCATTGCGGCTGTGTTGTTTTTGCGCTGA
- a CDS encoding aminotransferase class IV, protein MNELPSLPCYLNGEFTALKDAKISVMDRGFIFGDGVYEVVPAYGGGLFRFAQHMARLDRSLAELRIANPLSHAQWRDIATKLIADYARSTGAETQKSDQLIYIQVTRGVAMREHVMLDGLTPTVFVMSNAMKPVPPELRSQGAACVTASDFRWEKAHIKSTSLLGAVFARQISFDAGALETVMFRDGFLSEAAASNVWVVKGDTVFGSPKDNLVLEGIRYGLIEEICRAEGLGFELRRLSHDEVLHADELLLSSATKEVLAITRLDGQPVGSGVPGPVYARLYAGYQQAKIAPSQ, encoded by the coding sequence ATGAACGAACTACCCAGCCTGCCGTGCTACCTCAATGGCGAATTCACGGCGCTGAAGGACGCGAAGATCAGCGTCATGGACCGCGGCTTTATCTTTGGCGACGGCGTCTACGAAGTGGTGCCGGCGTACGGCGGCGGCCTGTTCCGCTTTGCCCAGCACATGGCGCGGCTCGACCGCTCGCTCGCCGAGTTGCGCATCGCGAACCCGCTCTCGCATGCGCAGTGGCGCGACATCGCTACCAAACTAATAGCTGACTATGCACGATCGACGGGGGCCGAGACCCAAAAGAGTGATCAACTGATTTACATCCAGGTGACCCGCGGCGTGGCCATGCGCGAGCATGTGATGCTGGACGGCCTGACCCCCACCGTGTTCGTGATGAGCAATGCGATGAAGCCCGTGCCGCCCGAATTGCGCAGCCAGGGTGCGGCCTGCGTCACGGCCAGCGACTTCCGCTGGGAAAAGGCCCATATCAAGAGCACCAGTCTGCTGGGCGCCGTGTTCGCGCGCCAGATCAGCTTCGACGCCGGCGCGCTGGAGACCGTGATGTTCCGCGACGGCTTTTTGAGCGAGGCGGCGGCCAGCAACGTCTGGGTCGTCAAGGGGGACACCGTGTTCGGCTCGCCCAAGGACAACCTGGTGCTGGAGGGCATCCGCTACGGCCTGATCGAGGAAATCTGCCGCGCCGAGGGCCTCGGATTCGAGCTGCGCCGCCTGAGCCACGACGAGGTGCTCCATGCCGACGAATTGCTGCTGTCGTCCGCGACCAAGGAGGTGCTGGCGATTACCCGGCTCGACGGCCAGCCGGTCGGCTCGGGCGTGCCCGGCCCGGTTTACGCCAGGCTGTACGCGGGCTATCAGCAGGCCAAGATCGCCCCATCGCAATAG